The following nucleotide sequence is from Acyrthosiphon pisum isolate AL4f chromosome A2, pea_aphid_22Mar2018_4r6ur, whole genome shotgun sequence.
ATTTATGGGGCAGGCGGTTACAACCCCTGTTCAACCCTCTCACCACcatacacaaattatattatgtttaaccgTATACTTGGTGCTTATTTTTGTCGTGACGTATATAAAACATTGTGTGCAGTGCGTGTACTCAcaccatattaattatattatgttatcattattattattgttatcattgcaTCGTGCCGTGGCGACttgtaattgtttttcattGTTGGTGTCGCCCACTTTCCGCCGCGTTGGTTCCGTCTATTCCATTCTCTCCCCCCCACGGTAACATCCGCACgccatattttatataggtgtaCGATACGTTAGTCCTTCTGCAGCAGCGTAGGTCGTAGGCAGTGGATCACACGGAGAGGGGAGGGTGGGACCTCAAGCGACGCCACAACCACCTCCGAAATGTCTTCATTCGTGAAAATCTATTTCTAGAAAACGTCCCTTTCCACTACTGCACCATCATCACCTCGTAATTTCGAAAACAGTTTTATTAGCGCAAACCCCtactaataaaaaaacgaaatcCTTTGATCGCTATACTGGTCGACACTCGACGGTCGTATAGGTTTAACTGCACGGTGATCGGATTGGAACGTCTGGAAACGTCGATTGTCCCTGCGAAAATATAAGGACATGACGACAGAAACAATTTACGAGTGATAGAGCGAATCCCAATGTTGCGCTGCGTATGATAATATGGTGTATGATATCTTATAGTAtagttgtatacattatattattattaattacaagtCCGAACGAACAAATTGTCTATTCGTCTATTATCATTAAAGCTCGTgtaaaaattatggaaatttATGTAAATGCTCTTCGTTCGTCCACATTGTCATAGTGACGGAGCCGACGACGACGCGTCCTACTTGTGTTTAGATTTCGTGTGTTTTGTTCGTGGCGACCAGGACCGCCGAGGGATTATGCTCGCAGGAGCTTATTGCAGTGGCATCGCTGGTGTGTTGAATCCTTCCGAGACCAgaagataaatgtttttttatccgTAGTAGTTTTAAGTCggtattgtaggtacctacgaaaaATCGATCATCTCGCGAGCgagaataaaaatgaatacctataacAACATTGTGGTAACCGAGATAAAacggaaaaacaaaattaccatgataaatattattgcagAATGTATACCTATTCGTTGAAAAACGTTATTGTTTACACTAATATACGTATTCTAATATATGATAACACGTCAtggcctatataatattatttttgataaaaccgTGTGCACTGTTTATTAAACCGAATAGTTACcatttttgtacaattattgtacCAGGATGTAAAACTGTGggtgtattaggtatataggttaggcctaacctaacctttggTACACACCacatatatcatttattatacctgtaaattattatttagcttaAAGTAGTGTATAATGTAGTGTGCATACTAtcgttgcaataataatattgtaatgactaTTTATAATGAgctatcaatatattattttattaatttttttataaagtttgacGTATTTttcacgataaaaaatatttccagtATCTAGGagtgtttttattgaattattttcacGAATGCCTGCCGTGTGTGTTACCTGTCGATACTATTATCCAGCTGTACCCAGGCCCGTAGCCAGACCAAATTTTCAGGAGGGGCAAAGCAAATTTTTGGGGGggcattatatataaatgtattaaatattaatgcaatttttaatttatttacattgataTCCCATTAAATTAACACAACTATAATTTTCTatctaatagtaataataataataataataataataataataataataataataatccattcataatagaatattttgggAATTTACAatgaaacatttgttttaaagttacaaaacgaataatactaaataataaaaataaaacttatattaaagtttacatagataattataatattcatcatattCACTGATGTTACGTggttaaattttgaacattttaatattaattaatacagcTTCAATTTTCTATTATTCTGCTTGTTGAAGTTCGTTAATAATAGGTCCATGTTTAAGTTTTCTGTCCGTTTGGACTCAAATGCCAATAAAGTTAAGTTGGAAAGCCGGTTATGTGACATTGATTGCCTTTGAGGATTGTCAACTCTGTTTAAGCAGGAAAATGTCGATTCACAAACTGCTGAGCTACATCCAAATACTTCAACTGCTGCTATCATTTCATATGTAGCTTTAAATGCTTTACGTTGTTGATAAAgctctaaaaaaatgttcttattagatatattattttcttttaaataattttttacacaaattatttcTTCTTTTGaaggaatattaattttaagatcattaaatattttaaaatcatcgtAATTCAATTCGTATATGTTAGAAACAGCTTTAATAAgttcatcatttttttcaaaacgagTTTCCATCTCagatttaattatatcaataacttcataaaatgtagataataatgaaatattaatatcgtcGTTGACATAATTTGTATAAGTACCAGATGattcacttaaaatatattcattcaattttatagTAGTCTTTCTCTTGCGTTTTGGAGATTCAGTTTCGGTTTCAGGTAATAAATTTTCACAGTCttttaaaattgcattgaaCACTTCTTCATTTCTTGattgttttaaactattaatcACGCTATGAATAATTGGAATTGCTAAGGTTAAACCAGTTTCTCTTGATTGCAAAATTTTATCGGCTGGTTTGATgtatcttaaacattttaacataagACACAATGCAAAtctaaatgttttctttttcattGTTAATGAGAGTCCTGCACATTGAGCTACTTCATTGCCATCAAATGATTTTCCATGCACTTTTTTTAGACAATTTATCatatcatcataattattatatataatttcacatatttttaaatggctAGACCAACGTTGTTCTAACAATCTAACTGTATTATTGCCTTcgtataatgtgtttattttaaatgtgttaaatactTTATGAATGAGCCTACACTGATCAAAAAAGTGACCAATTTCGGTCACTTCCGACACTGCTTTGACAATAACCAAATGCAATTGATGATTATAACAATGTACATAGGGAATAGTTCGATTAAGCTTTTTTTGCATTAAAGCCTGAACCCCACCTTTAGTACCACTCATCACGCTAGCGCCATCGTAACATTGGCTGAGCATATaatcagtattaatatttaatgacttTAAAAGATCAAGTGTCATTTGCACAAAATAAGCTGCATTTAAATTTGTTGCATTTTTAATTGCTAATAAAGATTCAATTGGTTTTCCATTTTTTACGTATCGTATGGCTATGGCAATATTTTCCcgattattattgtctttagtTCCATCCTCCATTATAGTATACCATGGGACATctgcattttttaaatcttctaCAACACTATTTTGCACAGCGTTATGCATAATATTGATAGTTTCATTTTGAATGAAAGGGGATAAATAAGTAGCATTTTGAGGAATTAATTTAGCGCATTCTGCAAGTTTAGTGTCTTTTTTAAGAGTGTACCGAAAAAGTGATTGAAATAAACCTTTATCTTCGTGCATTTCTAAATCAAAATCCCCACGAAGTGGTAATTCATTCACgactaaaaatatgattatttcaaaaattgattttacataatatctatgtTTTTCGAGAACGTTTTCATTCAACAATGTTGAAATTTCTGTAGTCGTTTCAACACGTTTTTGTTTATCTACCAATTTTGTTATACAAATACGGTGCGATGAAGAAGATTGATGTTTATAAAACCCTTTATTATTTGCCAAAGCTTTTTTCCAGTTAGAATATCCTGTCACAGAAAATGCAATTTCTTTAGTCTCattattaccaaaaattctGCATGGATAGCAAAatgcaacatttttttctggacaataTTCAAGCCAATCAAATAATTTGAACCATTGACTTCTAAAAGATCTACCACCTACATTAGGATACGACGGaagaattatttgatttttttgatgtGTTTGAAAAATCGgttgattatttgttttattaattattgaagtgTTCTctggtgttttattat
It contains:
- the LOC103308508 gene encoding zinc finger MYM-type protein 1-like, giving the protein MVIKTGGRSFRSQWFKLFDWLEYCPEKNVAFCYPCRIFGNNETKEIAFSVTGYSNWKKALANNKGFYKHQSSSSHRICITKLVDKQKRVETTTEISTLLNENVLEKHRYYVKSIFEIIIFLVVNELPLRGDFDLEMHEDKGLFQSLFRYTLKKDTKLAECAKLIPQNATYLSPFIQNETINIMHNAVQNSVVEDLKNADVPWYTIMEDGTKDNNNRENIAIAIRYVKNGKPIESLLAIKNATNLNAAYFVQMTLDLLKSLNINTDYMLSQCYDGASVMSGTKGGVQALMQKKLNRTIPYVHCYNHQLHLVIVKAVSEVTEIGHFFDQCRLIHKVFNTFKINTLYEGNNTVRLLEQRWSSHLKICEIIYNNYDDMINCLKKVHGKSFDGNEVAQCAGLSLTMKKKTFRFALCLMLKCLRYIKPADKILQSRETGLTLAIPIIHSVINSLKQSRNEEVFNAILKDCENLLPETETESPKRKRKTTIKLNEYILSESSELYQQRKAFKATYEMIAAVEVFGCSSAVCESTFSCLNRVDNPQRQSMSHNRLSNLTLLAFESKRTENLNMDLLLTNFNKQNNRKLKLY